One region of Polynucleobacter sp. Adler-ghost genomic DNA includes:
- the aceE gene encoding pyruvate dehydrogenase (acetyl-transferring), homodimeric type, translated as MAAVPEQILGSAGKQDADPGETQEWLQALDGVIRNEGPERAAYLIDQQISHARVNGVNQAFHAETPYINTIPVEQQARLPGDQNVEHRIRSYTRWNAMAMVLRANKDTNVGGHISSFQSAATLYDVGFNHFWHAPSPEHGGDLIFVQGHSAPGVYARAYMLGRLSDEQLNNFRQEVGGKGISSYPHPWLMPDFWQFPTVSMGLGPIMAIYQARFMRYMQDRGFIQAEGRKVWAFLGDGETDEPESLGAIGMAGREKLDNLIFVVNCNLQRLDGPVRGNGKIIQELEGEFRGAGWNVIKVVWGGHWDALFARDKKGILMQRLGQIVDGEYQTMKAKSGAYVREIVFNTPELKALVSDWSDDEIWQLNRGGHDPHKVFAAFHSAVNHKDQPTVILAHTIKGYGMGGSGEAMNIAHQAKKMNADDVRRFRDRFEIPVKDEQLDEMPLVKFAEGSPELEYMKARRQELGGYLPQRRMKAESLPVPALEVFAPLLEATTDGREISTTMAFVRILNTIVRDKVLGKRVVPIVPDESRTFGMEGMFRQLGIWNQLGQLYTPEDHDQLMFYKEDKTGQILQEGINEAGGMCDWIAAATSYSTHGVPMLPFYIFYSMFGFQRIGDLCWAAGDMRSRGFLLGGTAGRTTLNGEGLQHEDGHSQVWSASIPNCISYDPSFSFEVAVVIQDGMRRMLAEQEDVYYYITLMNENYAHPAMPKGAEQDIIKGMYKLKSVGDANAKLRVQLLGSGTIFREVIEAAEILHTDWGVASDLWGCPSFTELGRNWNTVHRNNLLNPTAAPALSHVEQCLKNTAGPIIAATDYVRLFAEQIRPAIQHLGRRFEVLGTDGFGRSDTREKLRDFFEVDRRWVVLTALRSLVDAGQLDRQMLAEAIKKYGIDTTKPNPMTV; from the coding sequence ATGGCAGCGGTTCCAGAACAAATTTTGGGTAGCGCAGGAAAACAAGATGCGGATCCAGGTGAAACCCAAGAGTGGTTGCAGGCTCTTGATGGTGTTATTCGGAATGAGGGTCCAGAGCGTGCTGCCTATTTAATTGATCAGCAAATTTCTCATGCTCGAGTCAATGGAGTAAATCAAGCCTTTCATGCAGAAACCCCCTACATCAACACAATCCCTGTAGAGCAACAGGCACGTCTACCAGGCGATCAAAATGTCGAACACCGCATCCGTTCCTACACGCGTTGGAATGCGATGGCTATGGTGTTACGCGCTAATAAAGATACCAACGTTGGCGGCCATATTTCTTCTTTCCAGTCAGCGGCAACGCTATATGACGTTGGCTTTAACCATTTCTGGCATGCCCCATCTCCGGAGCATGGTGGCGATCTCATATTTGTTCAAGGACATTCCGCCCCAGGCGTGTATGCCAGAGCCTACATGCTTGGTCGTTTGTCAGATGAACAGCTGAATAACTTCCGTCAAGAAGTAGGCGGCAAAGGTATTTCTAGTTATCCACATCCTTGGTTGATGCCCGATTTCTGGCAATTCCCAACAGTATCGATGGGTCTTGGCCCCATTATGGCTATTTATCAAGCGCGCTTTATGCGCTATATGCAGGATCGTGGATTTATTCAAGCGGAAGGTAGAAAAGTTTGGGCCTTCCTCGGCGATGGTGAAACTGATGAACCAGAATCACTCGGCGCTATTGGTATGGCAGGCCGTGAGAAATTAGACAACCTGATTTTCGTAGTGAACTGCAACTTGCAACGTCTTGATGGTCCAGTGCGCGGCAACGGCAAAATTATTCAAGAGCTCGAAGGGGAGTTCCGTGGCGCTGGTTGGAATGTAATTAAGGTAGTTTGGGGAGGTCATTGGGATGCCTTGTTCGCTCGCGACAAAAAAGGCATCTTGATGCAGCGTCTTGGTCAGATCGTCGATGGTGAATACCAGACAATGAAAGCCAAGAGTGGTGCCTACGTGCGCGAAATCGTTTTCAATACTCCTGAATTAAAGGCATTGGTCAGCGACTGGAGTGATGACGAGATTTGGCAACTCAATCGCGGTGGCCACGATCCCCATAAAGTATTTGCAGCTTTTCATTCAGCCGTAAATCACAAGGATCAGCCAACCGTTATTTTGGCCCACACGATTAAAGGTTACGGTATGGGTGGCTCTGGTGAGGCGATGAATATTGCGCACCAAGCGAAGAAGATGAATGCGGATGACGTGCGTCGCTTCCGCGATCGTTTTGAGATTCCTGTAAAAGATGAGCAGCTAGATGAAATGCCTTTAGTAAAATTTGCTGAAGGAAGTCCAGAGCTTGAGTACATGAAAGCTCGCCGTCAAGAGTTGGGCGGCTACTTGCCACAACGTCGGATGAAGGCTGAGAGCTTGCCTGTCCCTGCGCTTGAGGTATTTGCACCATTACTAGAAGCAACTACCGATGGCCGTGAGATTTCTACAACGATGGCTTTTGTTCGCATACTCAATACGATTGTGCGCGACAAGGTGTTAGGTAAGCGGGTTGTTCCCATTGTTCCAGATGAGTCACGCACTTTTGGTATGGAAGGCATGTTCCGTCAATTAGGTATTTGGAATCAGCTAGGTCAGCTTTACACCCCAGAAGACCATGACCAATTGATGTTCTATAAAGAGGATAAGACTGGCCAGATTTTGCAAGAGGGCATTAATGAAGCGGGTGGTATGTGCGACTGGATCGCTGCTGCTACTTCATACTCAACCCATGGCGTACCGATGTTACCTTTCTATATCTTCTATTCCATGTTCGGTTTCCAGCGCATCGGTGACCTATGTTGGGCTGCTGGTGATATGCGTAGCCGAGGATTCTTATTGGGCGGTACTGCCGGTAGAACTACTTTAAATGGTGAAGGTCTTCAGCACGAGGATGGTCACAGTCAAGTATGGAGCGCCTCAATTCCTAACTGCATTAGCTACGACCCTTCATTCTCTTTTGAGGTAGCCGTAGTAATTCAAGATGGTATGCGCCGCATGCTGGCTGAACAAGAGGATGTCTATTACTACATCACTTTGATGAATGAGAATTATGCTCATCCAGCTATGCCAAAGGGTGCAGAGCAAGACATTATTAAGGGCATGTATAAGCTCAAGTCGGTTGGCGATGCTAATGCGAAATTGCGCGTACAGCTCTTAGGTTCAGGTACGATTTTCCGTGAAGTGATTGAGGCTGCTGAAATCTTGCATACAGATTGGGGTGTCGCTTCTGATTTGTGGGGTTGCCCAAGCTTTACTGAGCTAGGTCGTAATTGGAATACGGTTCATCGTAATAACCTTCTAAATCCAACTGCTGCACCTGCTTTATCTCATGTAGAGCAGTGCCTCAAAAATACTGCGGGTCCAATCATCGCTGCTACTGATTACGTGCGTTTATTTGCCGAGCAAATTCGTCCAGCCATTCAGCATTTAGGCCGTCGCTTTGAGGTACTTGGAACAGATGGTTTTGGACGTTCCGATACTCGTGAAAAATTACGCGATTTCTTTGAAGTAGATCGTCGTTGGGTCGTTCTCACAGCCTTGCGCTCTTTGGTTGACGCTGGCCAATTGGATCGCCAAATGCTAGCTGAAGCGATTAAGAAGTACGGCATCGATACCACTAAACCAAACCCAATGACGGTTTGA
- the xth gene encoding exodeoxyribonuclease III yields MTDSIRIAAWNVNSLKVRLPQVLKWLQDHERAKTPIDALCLQELKLTDDKYPHQELEEAGYISIAAGQKTYNGVAIIARKAALAPIATDHDTTFLKPVRNIPANADEQQRILAATVCFKGMQPIRLVSAYFPNGQSPDSDKFVYKLGWLKALENWLREELTQNSRLALLGDFNIAPSDIDVHDPSKWIGQNLVSPEERKAFQQLVELGLTDSFRMFEQAPKSFSWWDYRMMGFRRNAGMRIDHILLSDALKEKCNSSIIDKEPRTWEQPSDHAPVIAEIKA; encoded by the coding sequence ATGACTGATTCAATCAGAATAGCTGCCTGGAATGTGAATTCCCTCAAGGTACGCTTGCCCCAAGTGCTCAAATGGTTGCAAGATCATGAGCGGGCAAAAACACCTATTGATGCGCTCTGTCTTCAGGAGCTCAAGCTAACTGATGATAAGTATCCGCATCAAGAGCTCGAAGAGGCAGGATATATCAGTATTGCTGCTGGGCAAAAAACCTATAACGGCGTGGCTATTATTGCTCGAAAGGCAGCATTGGCGCCTATTGCTACTGATCATGACACTACTTTTCTAAAGCCAGTGAGAAATATTCCAGCAAATGCAGATGAGCAACAACGCATCTTAGCGGCTACAGTATGCTTCAAGGGAATGCAGCCGATTCGGCTAGTATCAGCATACTTTCCTAATGGACAATCGCCCGATAGTGACAAGTTTGTTTATAAACTAGGCTGGCTCAAAGCGCTCGAAAATTGGTTAAGAGAAGAATTAACTCAAAATAGCCGCTTAGCCCTTTTGGGTGATTTCAATATCGCACCAAGTGATATCGACGTACATGATCCCTCAAAATGGATCGGCCAAAACCTAGTTTCCCCAGAAGAACGTAAAGCCTTCCAGCAGCTTGTGGAATTGGGCTTAACAGACTCTTTCCGAATGTTTGAGCAAGCGCCTAAATCTTTTAGCTGGTGGGATTACCGCATGATGGGCTTTAGAAGAAACGCCGGTATGCGAATCGACCATATTCTTCTGAGCGATGCCCTGAAAGAAAAGTGCAACTCCAGCATCATCGATAAAGAGCCGCGCACCTGGGAGCAGCCTTCGGATCATGCCCCAGTCATCGCAGAAATTAAAGCTTAG
- a CDS encoding response regulator transcription factor, which yields MNISAATKPNQAEVVYVVDDDEAVRDSLTWLLESNGYVVRCHASAERFLQSLQSTDKSTISCAILDVRMSGMSGLELQERLISENLPMPVAFITGHGDVSMAVSTMKRGAVDFIEKPFKENDLCGLVDRMLGKARIDYSQASQRKVTQSLLSKLTGRERQVLERIVAGRLNKQIADDLSISIKTVEAHRANIMEKLNVNTVADLLRLALSDPQPN from the coding sequence ATGAATATCAGTGCTGCCACCAAACCCAATCAAGCTGAAGTAGTTTATGTTGTAGATGACGACGAGGCAGTTCGCGACTCCCTTACTTGGCTGCTTGAAAGTAATGGCTATGTAGTTCGCTGCCATGCAAGTGCTGAACGTTTCTTGCAGTCACTCCAAAGCACCGATAAATCAACCATCTCTTGCGCCATCCTAGATGTCCGCATGTCTGGTATGTCTGGCCTTGAATTACAAGAGCGCCTCATTAGTGAAAACCTACCCATGCCAGTTGCTTTCATTACTGGTCACGGAGATGTATCGATGGCAGTTTCCACCATGAAGCGTGGAGCGGTGGACTTTATCGAAAAACCATTTAAAGAAAATGATCTCTGTGGCTTAGTAGATCGAATGCTTGGAAAAGCTCGGATTGATTACTCCCAAGCCAGTCAGCGTAAGGTAACCCAGAGCCTCTTGAGCAAACTCACTGGGCGTGAGCGCCAAGTGCTTGAACGTATCGTAGCCGGTCGATTGAATAAACAAATCGCAGATGATCTAAGTATCTCAATCAAAACTGTCGAGGCTCATCGCGCGAACATCATGGAAAAGCTCAACGTCAATACTGTTGCTGATCTTCTGCGTCTTGCTCTCTCTGATCCACAACCCAATTAA
- the folD gene encoding bifunctional methylenetetrahydrofolate dehydrogenase/methenyltetrahydrofolate cyclohydrolase FolD produces MPAQLLDGVALSKKLRTEIAARGAIVTAKGVRPGLAVIVVGENPASQVYVRNKVKACEDVGFHSVLERYSVELGEEELLARIATLNADPAIHGILVQLPLPEHIAAERVLEAIAPAKDVDGFHVANAGALMVGQPEFKPCTPYGCMKILESIEYPIRGARAVIVGASNIVGKPMAMLLLQAGATVTICNSKTRDLAHHTKDADILVVATGKPKMITGDMVKNGAVVIDVGINRMPDGKLCGDVDFDAVQYVAGWITPVPGGVGPMTITMLLMNTLEAAEKAAKLT; encoded by the coding sequence ATGCCTGCACAGTTACTTGATGGCGTTGCGCTATCCAAAAAATTACGTACTGAAATTGCTGCACGTGGTGCAATCGTTACCGCTAAAGGTGTTAGACCAGGTTTAGCAGTGATTGTTGTTGGCGAAAATCCCGCCAGCCAGGTTTATGTCAGAAACAAAGTAAAAGCATGTGAAGATGTTGGCTTCCATTCTGTGCTTGAGCGCTACTCCGTCGAGCTAGGCGAAGAAGAATTGTTAGCTCGTATTGCTACTCTTAATGCTGATCCAGCAATTCACGGAATCTTGGTTCAACTACCGCTTCCTGAACATATTGCAGCCGAGCGCGTTCTTGAAGCCATTGCACCAGCAAAAGATGTGGATGGGTTTCACGTAGCTAATGCTGGCGCCTTAATGGTGGGCCAACCAGAATTCAAGCCATGCACCCCTTATGGCTGCATGAAAATACTGGAGAGTATTGAATATCCCATCCGTGGTGCACGTGCGGTGATCGTGGGTGCTTCCAATATAGTTGGCAAACCAATGGCGATGCTCTTGTTGCAAGCAGGTGCAACAGTCACAATTTGCAATAGCAAGACTCGTGACTTGGCGCATCATACTAAGGATGCTGATATTTTGGTGGTTGCTACCGGCAAGCCAAAAATGATTACCGGCGATATGGTCAAAAATGGCGCTGTAGTCATTGATGTGGGCATTAATCGCATGCCCGATGGAAAACTCTGTGGCGACGTCGATTTTGATGCCGTTCAATATGTTGCCGGCTGGATCACTCCTGTACCAGGTGGAGTAGGCCCCATGACCATCACTATGCTCCTAATGAACACTCTAGAGGCAGCGGAAAAAGCAGCAAAACTGACCTAA
- a CDS encoding PAS domain S-box protein has protein sequence MKKIAFSIWQLKPVQWLRRIRGFKLVYTPLIAIVLFTVVMGVIMGTLQLQEKSQQEAALFRELSFAKQRIQLRFANNTDVLQSIGRDYVSAGDSAKLKENVIIQAENLLQSNHEIAQIAWINESDQRLWKIPSDNLKTDWFNKANNAIPINQALKKTLELSTATNRPAFSQFITIEVPSDEVVSKEIRNVFWQAVPQMSGSEIKGMVAVLYTTQGLLEMIPGELKSQYRFTLITDEEKILAISSDKNTPKRAFSNQTSLDIGVLSPNLSLRIDTYPPATNLTFRMLIGVVLGLSAFVIWSLWSVLKQMQVRQEAEANLRAETNFRSAMENSTPVGIRAHDMNRVITYVNPAFCEMTGWSAEELIGLSPPFAFWPEGQKNELTDKMNKALKIALSDERKIGIEGSILHRDGSVIQTRTFIAPLVNEKGQQTGWVTSLIDISEPKKIREELAASQERFVAVLEGLDAAVSVVSNENGELLFANRFYRERFGNTAKGHFELAGSDINENIMQSLPNNSSDKTAEVITPPPPYHETESEEIQLLDEASGISKWYEVRRRNVPWVDGHLAQLLIATDITLRVEADDLARQQEERMQFTSRLTTMGEMASSLAHELNQPLAAISNYCMGVVKRLQGHLDPALQKDILPALEKASDQAHRAGTIIQRIKGFVKRSEPQRKSCDIAEIIHDAVGLVEIEAHRHRLSISTEIAEKLPAVDLDPVLILQVLVNLLKNSLDSLREVYPLSSRWSAPPVQISADLDTSTFPAMLRIQVKDAGGGIAKSVIERMFEPFFSTKSDGMGMGLNICRSVIESHQGRLWATNLMDAEHTKLSGCTFTILLPLESPGSQDSI, from the coding sequence ATGAAAAAAATAGCATTTTCAATCTGGCAACTAAAGCCTGTGCAATGGCTCCGTCGAATACGGGGATTTAAGCTTGTCTACACGCCATTAATAGCCATTGTGCTGTTTACGGTTGTTATGGGAGTCATTATGGGCACCCTACAACTACAAGAAAAGAGCCAGCAAGAAGCTGCACTATTTAGAGAGCTCTCTTTTGCAAAGCAACGCATCCAATTACGTTTTGCAAACAATACGGATGTGTTGCAATCTATTGGACGGGATTATGTCAGCGCTGGAGATTCCGCAAAGTTAAAAGAGAACGTGATTATTCAAGCAGAAAATCTTTTGCAAAGTAATCATGAAATAGCGCAAATTGCCTGGATCAATGAATCTGATCAGCGCCTGTGGAAAATTCCTTCGGATAACTTAAAAACGGACTGGTTCAATAAAGCAAATAATGCGATACCAATAAACCAAGCTCTGAAAAAAACGCTCGAACTCAGCACTGCAACAAATAGACCTGCATTTAGTCAGTTCATTACTATTGAAGTTCCAAGTGACGAAGTAGTGTCAAAAGAAATCCGCAACGTGTTTTGGCAAGCTGTTCCACAGATGTCTGGCAGTGAAATTAAAGGCATGGTGGCTGTGCTCTATACAACACAGGGTCTACTTGAAATGATCCCTGGCGAGCTCAAGAGCCAGTATCGATTTACTTTAATTACAGATGAGGAAAAGATACTAGCAATCTCATCTGATAAAAATACACCAAAACGTGCATTTAGCAATCAAACTAGTTTGGATATTGGGGTTCTCAGTCCAAACCTGAGTCTGCGCATTGACACCTACCCGCCAGCCACGAATTTAACTTTTAGGATGTTAATAGGCGTAGTGTTGGGTTTGAGTGCATTTGTGATTTGGAGTTTATGGTCCGTTCTTAAACAAATGCAAGTTAGGCAAGAGGCCGAAGCTAATCTTCGGGCAGAAACCAATTTCCGTAGTGCGATGGAAAATTCCACTCCAGTGGGAATCCGTGCGCACGACATGAATCGAGTGATTACTTATGTGAATCCGGCATTTTGCGAGATGACTGGGTGGTCTGCAGAAGAGCTCATCGGACTGAGCCCCCCTTTTGCCTTCTGGCCCGAAGGGCAGAAAAATGAGCTGACTGACAAAATGAATAAGGCGCTCAAAATTGCGCTGAGCGATGAAAGGAAAATTGGGATTGAGGGCTCCATTCTCCACAGAGATGGATCAGTCATTCAGACGCGTACATTTATTGCCCCTCTAGTAAATGAAAAGGGTCAGCAAACTGGCTGGGTAACTTCATTAATTGATATCTCAGAACCTAAAAAAATTCGAGAAGAATTAGCGGCATCACAAGAGCGATTTGTTGCCGTTCTGGAAGGGCTTGATGCAGCCGTATCAGTGGTGTCGAATGAGAATGGTGAACTATTATTCGCAAATCGCTTCTATCGTGAGCGCTTTGGTAATACCGCCAAGGGTCATTTTGAATTAGCGGGTAGCGATATCAATGAAAATATCATGCAAAGTCTGCCTAATAACTCTAGTGATAAGACAGCTGAAGTCATTACACCGCCACCACCCTACCACGAAACTGAATCAGAAGAAATTCAATTACTAGATGAGGCATCGGGCATATCAAAATGGTATGAAGTTCGCAGACGTAATGTCCCATGGGTGGATGGTCACTTGGCACAATTATTAATTGCCACAGATATTACGCTTCGCGTCGAAGCGGATGACTTGGCTAGACAACAAGAAGAGCGGATGCAATTTACTAGCCGCTTAACAACGATGGGTGAAATGGCCTCTTCTTTAGCCCATGAATTAAATCAACCGCTTGCAGCAATTTCGAACTATTGCATGGGTGTAGTAAAGCGCTTACAGGGTCATCTTGACCCTGCCTTACAAAAAGACATTCTTCCGGCGCTAGAAAAGGCATCCGATCAGGCTCATCGCGCTGGCACGATCATTCAGCGTATTAAAGGCTTTGTAAAACGGAGTGAACCGCAAAGAAAGTCTTGCGATATCGCTGAAATTATTCATGATGCTGTTGGGTTGGTGGAAATTGAAGCCCATCGCCATCGCTTGAGCATTAGCACTGAAATTGCTGAAAAACTCCCTGCGGTCGACTTGGATCCAGTCTTAATTCTGCAGGTCTTGGTTAATCTCCTGAAAAACTCTTTGGATAGCCTGAGGGAGGTTTACCCCCTTTCCTCGCGCTGGTCGGCTCCTCCTGTGCAGATTTCAGCAGATTTAGACACCAGCACCTTCCCCGCCATGTTGCGCATTCAGGTGAAGGATGCGGGTGGCGGAATTGCAAAATCAGTGATTGAACGCATGTTTGAGCCCTTTTTCAGCACCAAAAGTGATGGTATGGGCATGGGTCTGAACATTTGCAGATCTGTGATTGAATCCCATCAGGGTCGTCTTTGGGCAACAAATCTGATGGATGCCGAACATACAAAGTTGTCTGGCTGCACCTTTACAATACTATTACCCCTAGAGTCTCCGGGCTCTCAGGATAGTATTTAA
- a CDS encoding M3 family metallopeptidase yields the protein MTKPTTSKPSPELQQNPLIAFGRGICAYSEVKPSDIAPAIDFLLQRAQSAVDHAVNLATPANWNDLVEPLEDATESLSRSWGVISHLNSVADTPELRAAYGEMMPKVTAFFSSLGQNLALYEKFKALSQGSDFSKLNSAQKKVIENSLRDFRLGGAELSDADKPRFAKIQDEQALLGKAFSDHVLDATDGFIHLITDQVDLAGLPEDAIAAAADLAQQKNLQGWAFSLHFPSYYPVMQYSENRSLRRLMYEAYVTRASELGPQYSKGKLDWDNTQNMLEQLKLRDEEARMLGFKNFAALSLAPKMASSAEEVDTFLTNFAQKAKPFALKDWQELSLFAKTELSIHDGLEPWDIAYASERLKQERYSFSENELKQYFPLPKVLEGLFGVIQTLFGVKIQKADLPTWHADVQSFSVKNAADNMVAYFYLDPYARSGKRGGAWMDDARGRRELPNGEIQIPVAYLVCNFAPPVKVNGVLRQPTITHDDVITLFHESGHGLHHLLTQVSALGVSGINGVEWDAVELPSQFMENFCWEWEVLEKMTAHAETGKPLPRELFEKILAAKNFQNGYMTLRQVVMSLTDWRLHASFDPKNSQGHAVLDLSRNIADQFNVIPQPPISRWINTFSHIFAGGYAAGYYSYKWAEVLSADVYSAFEEAAKLTGSVLDEKTGIRYRQEILEVGGSRPAAESFKAFRGREPSIDALLRHGGLVTQ from the coding sequence ATGACTAAACCAACGACATCAAAGCCCTCTCCCGAGCTCCAACAAAATCCACTCATTGCATTCGGAAGAGGCATTTGCGCCTATTCTGAGGTTAAGCCATCCGACATTGCCCCAGCAATCGACTTCCTTCTGCAGCGGGCGCAATCTGCGGTAGATCATGCAGTGAACCTGGCCACTCCAGCAAACTGGAATGATTTGGTAGAGCCTCTCGAGGATGCCACTGAATCGTTAAGTAGATCTTGGGGGGTGATTTCTCATCTCAATAGTGTTGCCGATACTCCTGAACTTAGAGCAGCGTATGGGGAGATGATGCCTAAAGTTACGGCCTTCTTTTCAAGCTTGGGACAAAATCTCGCGCTTTATGAAAAGTTTAAGGCCCTGAGTCAAGGTAGTGACTTTTCAAAACTCAATTCGGCCCAGAAGAAAGTGATTGAAAACTCATTAAGAGACTTCCGTCTTGGTGGCGCAGAGCTGAGTGATGCTGATAAACCCCGCTTTGCGAAGATACAAGATGAGCAAGCCTTGTTAGGAAAGGCTTTCTCCGATCATGTGTTAGATGCCACCGATGGATTTATTCATCTCATTACAGATCAGGTTGATTTAGCTGGCTTACCTGAGGATGCCATTGCCGCTGCAGCCGATCTTGCTCAGCAGAAGAATCTTCAAGGCTGGGCATTTTCACTACACTTCCCTTCTTATTACCCAGTAATGCAGTATTCCGAGAACCGATCCCTGCGTCGCCTAATGTATGAGGCCTACGTAACTCGAGCTTCTGAGCTAGGCCCTCAATACTCTAAAGGCAAACTCGATTGGGATAATACGCAAAACATGCTTGAGCAGTTAAAGCTACGTGATGAAGAAGCACGTATGCTGGGTTTTAAAAACTTTGCTGCCCTGAGCTTAGCCCCAAAAATGGCAAGTAGTGCTGAGGAAGTCGATACCTTCTTAACGAATTTTGCTCAAAAGGCAAAACCTTTTGCACTAAAGGATTGGCAAGAACTTTCTTTATTTGCCAAGACTGAGCTATCCATTCATGATGGATTAGAACCTTGGGATATTGCCTATGCTTCTGAGAGATTGAAGCAAGAGCGCTATTCCTTCTCTGAGAATGAGTTGAAACAATACTTTCCTTTGCCCAAAGTGTTGGAGGGCTTATTTGGCGTAATTCAAACTTTGTTTGGTGTGAAGATTCAAAAGGCTGATCTGCCAACTTGGCACGCAGATGTGCAGTCCTTCTCCGTCAAAAATGCGGCTGATAATATGGTGGCCTATTTTTACCTTGATCCCTATGCAAGGTCAGGTAAACGTGGTGGAGCTTGGATGGATGATGCACGTGGTCGACGTGAATTACCCAATGGAGAAATCCAGATACCAGTAGCATATCTAGTCTGTAACTTTGCTCCACCTGTAAAAGTAAATGGCGTATTACGCCAACCGACAATCACTCATGATGATGTGATCACACTCTTTCATGAGAGTGGTCATGGCCTGCATCACCTTTTAACGCAAGTCAGTGCATTAGGCGTATCGGGTATCAATGGTGTTGAGTGGGATGCAGTAGAGCTACCAAGCCAGTTTATGGAAAACTTCTGCTGGGAATGGGAGGTCTTGGAAAAAATGACAGCGCATGCTGAAACTGGAAAGCCACTGCCTCGCGAATTATTTGAAAAAATACTGGCTGCCAAGAATTTTCAAAATGGCTATATGACATTGCGCCAAGTTGTGATGTCGCTAACTGATTGGCGCCTACATGCTAGTTTTGATCCAAAAAACTCTCAAGGTCACGCCGTGCTAGATCTGTCTAGAAATATTGCAGATCAATTTAATGTCATACCGCAACCACCCATCTCTCGATGGATAAATACCTTTAGCCATATTTTTGCTGGTGGCTATGCTGCTGGTTATTACAGCTATAAATGGGCTGAAGTTCTTTCTGCTGATGTCTACTCTGCTTTTGAAGAAGCGGCAAAACTAACTGGTAGCGTCCTTGATGAAAAAACAGGTATACGCTATCGCCAAGAGATTCTGGAGGTGGGTGGTAGCCGCCCTGCTGCCGAATCATTTAAGGCATTCAGGGGTCGCGAGCCTAGTATCGATGCCCTACTTCGTCACGGCGGCCTCGTGACTCAATGA